In one window of Paraflavitalea soli DNA:
- a CDS encoding cellulase family glycosylhydrolase: MKKSIYRFLQVVSLVWLSLLMAPHSRAQTPVAKNGQLKVIGLKLCNQYGNPIQLRGMSTHGLQWYGWGSCLTEASLDALANDWGSDILRISLYVQEGGYDTDPAGYTAQVSRLIDEATERGMYALVDWHQLDPGDPNVNLAKAKTFFTAIANAHKDKVNIIYDVCNEPNGVTWARIKTYADQIIPVIRAIDADAPILVGTHGWGSFGISDGRSAQDIVSNPLTFSNIMYTFHFYAASHGQEYLDELDWGSDRLPVFVTEFGTQTASGDGTNNFTRSQQYLDLMRTKKISWTNWNYSDDFRSGAVWKTGTCPAGPWTVANLKPAGVWIRERMLSPADDFPGGVVTPTCDPVIASGDDGNVPANVLDNNLSTRWSASGNGQWIQFCLSDTVSVTGVQIAFYSGNTRTSSFDVLVGNDGVNWTTASAGRVSSGTSLNLETFTFTPRDAKYVRIVGHGNSVNLWNSYTEVKIQTGSTGGGQQLTLAPQHDAYVRNGTYAAVTHGTTDPAILISKLNSNPATGNDRHTYLRFDASGATGTVTSAILRVYGKLDDNRNSNIPVNVHAVSNTTWTESTITWNNKPATGASLGSATVTDSIGRYYTWDITAYVQAEKAAGRNTISLALLSTIATNPRITWNSKETGSNGPQLVVTTTQALNAGIVQNGKAGEDEVAGKVTLLSFPNPFKESNTIQFTLQKAGFANLSVYDMTGKQVAVLVNGNLPAGQHRAVFKPAGTAPGIYTIRLMYDRKVVTQKLVRE; the protein is encoded by the coding sequence ATGAAAAAAAGTATCTATCGTTTTTTGCAGGTGGTGAGCCTGGTATGGCTTAGCCTGCTGATGGCCCCGCACAGCAGGGCACAAACACCGGTGGCCAAAAATGGCCAGTTGAAAGTGATCGGACTGAAGCTTTGCAACCAGTATGGCAATCCCATCCAATTGCGGGGCATGAGTACGCATGGCCTTCAATGGTATGGATGGGGGAGTTGCTTAACAGAAGCTTCCCTGGATGCGCTGGCGAATGACTGGGGCTCTGATATTTTGCGCATATCGCTCTATGTGCAGGAGGGCGGCTATGACACGGATCCTGCAGGTTATACGGCCCAGGTGAGCCGCCTGATCGATGAAGCCACTGAACGCGGTATGTATGCGCTGGTGGATTGGCACCAGCTGGATCCGGGTGATCCCAACGTGAACCTGGCCAAGGCCAAGACCTTCTTTACGGCTATTGCCAATGCGCATAAGGACAAAGTAAATATCATTTACGATGTATGCAATGAACCCAATGGGGTGACCTGGGCGAGGATCAAGACGTATGCAGACCAGATCATCCCGGTGATCCGGGCTATCGACGCGGATGCGCCCATCCTGGTGGGTACGCATGGCTGGGGTTCTTTTGGTATATCAGATGGCCGCTCGGCCCAGGATATTGTGAGCAATCCGTTGACCTTTTCCAATATCATGTATACGTTCCATTTCTATGCGGCTTCGCATGGACAGGAATACCTGGATGAGCTGGACTGGGGTTCTGACAGGCTGCCGGTATTCGTTACGGAGTTTGGTACGCAAACGGCTTCGGGTGATGGCACCAACAATTTTACCAGGAGCCAGCAATACCTGGACCTGATGCGTACGAAGAAGATCAGCTGGACTAACTGGAACTACTCAGATGATTTCAGGAGTGGTGCGGTATGGAAGACGGGTACCTGCCCGGCTGGTCCCTGGACGGTAGCCAACCTTAAACCTGCCGGTGTATGGATCAGGGAACGTATGCTGAGCCCGGCAGATGATTTTCCCGGCGGTGTTGTTACACCTACCTGTGATCCTGTAATAGCCAGTGGTGATGATGGAAATGTACCAGCCAATGTACTGGACAATAATTTAAGCACGCGGTGGTCGGCCAGTGGCAATGGACAGTGGATACAGTTTTGCCTGAGTGATACGGTATCGGTAACGGGCGTACAAATTGCTTTCTACAGTGGCAATACGCGCACATCTTCTTTTGATGTACTGGTAGGTAATGATGGTGTTAACTGGACTACGGCTTCTGCCGGCCGTGTGAGCAGCGGCACTTCGCTCAACCTGGAAACCTTCACCTTTACGCCACGCGATGCCAAATATGTGCGCATTGTAGGGCATGGGAACAGTGTGAACCTGTGGAACAGTTATACAGAAGTGAAGATACAAACAGGTAGTACTGGGGGTGGTCAGCAATTAACGCTCGCCCCGCAACACGATGCCTATGTACGTAATGGCACGTATGCTGCAGTTACACATGGCACCACTGATCCGGCCATCCTGATCTCGAAGCTCAATTCCAACCCGGCCACCGGCAATGACAGGCATACTTACCTGCGCTTTGATGCCAGTGGAGCCACCGGTACGGTTACTTCGGCCATTCTGCGGGTATATGGTAAGCTGGACGATAACCGCAACAGTAATATACCGGTCAATGTTCATGCAGTATCGAATACTACGTGGACAGAATCGACTATTACCTGGAATAATAAACCGGCTACGGGAGCTTCGCTGGGCAGTGCTACGGTAACGGACTCTATTGGCCGTTATTATACCTGGGATATTACGGCTTATGTACAGGCTGAAAAAGCAGCAGGCCGCAATACTATTTCGCTGGCTTTACTGAGTACGATTGCTACCAATCCGCGTATTACGTGGAATTCCAAAGAAACGGGCAGCAATGGACCTCAGCTGGTGGTTACCACCACGCAGGCCCTGAACGCGGGCATTGTTCAGAACGGTAAGGCGGGAGAAGACGAGGTTGCCGGAAAAGTAACCCTGCTTAGTTTCCCCAACCCTTTTAAAGAAAGCAATACCATTCAGTTTACCCTGCAAAAGGCTGGATTTGCCAACCTGTCGGTGTATGATATGACAGGCAAGCAGGTAGCTGTATTGGTCAATGGAAATTTACCCGCAGGGCAGCACCGGGCTGTATTTAAGCCGGCAGGTACTGCGCCAGGTATTTATACGATCCGGCTCATGTACGACCGAAAGGTGGTCACGCAAAAGCTGGTGAGGGAGTAG
- a CDS encoding FKBP-type peptidyl-prolyl cis-trans isomerase has protein sequence MGIADKLFQMKNEKAAANLKAGEEFLAANKQKPGIVSLPSGLQYEIITEGTGAKPTASNKVTCHYHGTLIDGTVFDSSVKRGQPATFPLNQVIKGWTEGVQLMPLGSKWRFFLPANLAYGDRQVGTHIGPNSALVFEVELLGIS, from the coding sequence ATGGGAATTGCAGATAAATTGTTCCAGATGAAGAATGAAAAGGCCGCCGCTAACCTGAAAGCGGGGGAAGAATTTTTGGCAGCCAACAAGCAAAAGCCAGGTATTGTAAGTCTGCCCAGCGGACTGCAATATGAGATCATCACGGAAGGCACGGGGGCCAAGCCAACTGCCTCCAATAAAGTGACCTGCCATTACCATGGTACGCTGATCGATGGTACGGTATTCGACAGCTCGGTAAAGCGTGGTCAACCTGCTACTTTCCCGCTGAACCAGGTGATCAAGGGCTGGACAGAAGGGGTGCAATTAATGCCCCTGGGCAGCAAATGGCGTTTTTTCCTTCCTGCTAACCTGGCGTATGGCGACAGGCAGGTAGGTACACATATCGGTCCCAATAGCGCCCTTGTTTTTGAAGTAGAACTGCTGGGTATTTCTTAA
- a CDS encoding Crp/Fnr family transcriptional regulator: MFDQIDASVAKYVQLTEVEKEIFHGLLKHKKVKKKQFLLQEGEVCAFENFIIKGCIRLYFIDKEGVETILYFAVENWWVSDLASFMDQTPSNQFIETLEDCELLQLDYRSKNELLEKVPKMEKYYRILLQRSMGVLQQRFYANVSQTAEERYLAFLEKYPQVVQRVPQHQIARYIGVSPEFLSKVKSTLYKKH, encoded by the coding sequence ATGTTTGATCAAATAGATGCATCGGTGGCTAAATATGTGCAGCTGACTGAAGTAGAAAAGGAAATATTCCATGGTTTGCTGAAGCATAAGAAAGTAAAGAAGAAACAGTTCCTATTGCAGGAAGGGGAGGTATGTGCTTTTGAAAACTTTATTATTAAAGGTTGTATCCGGCTTTATTTTATTGACAAGGAGGGCGTGGAAACCATTCTTTATTTCGCTGTGGAGAACTGGTGGGTGAGTGATCTGGCCAGCTTTATGGATCAGACGCCTTCGAATCAGTTTATAGAAACGCTGGAGGATTGTGAGCTGTTACAGCTTGATTACCGCTCCAAGAATGAGCTGCTGGAAAAGGTGCCTAAAATGGAAAAGTATTATCGCATACTCTTACAACGTTCAATGGGTGTGCTGCAACAGCGATTCTATGCCAATGTTTCTCAAACAGCGGAGGAGCGCTACCTGGCCTTCCTGGAAAAATACCCGCAAGTGGTGCAGCGGGTTCCGCAGCACCAGATTGCACGGTATATTGGTGTATCCCCGGAATTTCTTAGTAAAGTGAAAAGTACTTTGTATAAGAAGCACTGA
- a CDS encoding nitroreductase family protein, whose product MNTVKTANTQFPVIDLIKKRWSPRSFSDKAIAEKDLLTILEAGSWAPSANNTQPWRQVYAFHGTEGFEKIWSTLLPGNQPWTKHAAALVVSIGIKEMPDSQQKNAYYMHDAGMFHSFMLLQAQSMDISGHLMAGFDKHKLADLLDLPVTEEVVSVMALGYSDVAEKLQEPYKTRETSPRTRKALTEFTSLLN is encoded by the coding sequence ATGAACACAGTTAAAACAGCCAACACACAATTCCCCGTCATAGACCTCATCAAAAAACGTTGGAGCCCACGCTCCTTTTCCGATAAAGCAATAGCTGAAAAAGACTTGCTCACTATTCTGGAAGCAGGTTCCTGGGCGCCCAGCGCCAACAATACCCAACCTTGGCGACAGGTATATGCCTTCCATGGCACCGAAGGATTTGAGAAAATATGGAGTACCCTGCTGCCCGGCAATCAACCCTGGACAAAACATGCAGCCGCCCTGGTAGTGAGCATTGGCATCAAAGAGATGCCCGACTCCCAACAAAAGAATGCCTATTACATGCACGATGCCGGTATGTTCCATTCCTTCATGCTGTTGCAGGCCCAATCCATGGATATTTCCGGTCACCTGATGGCTGGCTTTGATAAACACAAGTTAGCCGACCTGCTTGATCTGCCCGTAACCGAAGAAGTGGTAAGTGTGATGGCCCTCGGTTATTCCGATGTGGCCGAGAAACTACAGGAGCCTTACAAAACAAGGGAAACAAGCCCTCGCACCCGTAAGGCATTAACTGAATTTACTTCCTTACTCAATTAA
- a CDS encoding pirin family protein → MTTYTEHKAHTRGHANHGWLNSYQSFSFAGYYNPERVHFGALRVLNDDVVEGGKGFGLHPHDNMEIISIPLSGALEHKDNLGNTRVISEGEVQVMSTGTGVFHSEYNHYPDRQAQFLQIWVFPNQLNVTPRYDQITLSKEKMQNKLLPFIAPAPNNEGTSIQQNAWFSMGIFNKAQQTLYNIQQNGNGVYAFVINGSFTIDGHQLQQRDALAIENAASVNLIAETDNAQLLIIDVPMNP, encoded by the coding sequence ATGACAACATATACCGAACACAAAGCACACACCCGTGGCCATGCCAATCATGGCTGGCTCAACAGTTACCAGAGTTTTAGTTTTGCCGGCTATTACAATCCTGAAAGAGTTCATTTTGGCGCCTTACGCGTCTTAAATGATGATGTGGTAGAAGGAGGAAAAGGTTTTGGATTACATCCGCACGACAATATGGAGATCATCAGCATTCCCCTTAGCGGTGCCTTGGAACACAAGGACAACCTGGGTAATACCAGGGTGATCAGCGAGGGAGAAGTACAGGTCATGAGCACCGGTACCGGTGTATTTCACAGTGAATACAATCATTATCCCGACAGGCAGGCTCAATTTCTGCAGATATGGGTATTCCCCAATCAGCTGAACGTTACGCCCCGCTATGACCAGATCACACTTTCCAAAGAGAAAATGCAGAACAAGCTCCTGCCATTCATAGCACCGGCTCCCAACAACGAAGGCACATCTATTCAACAAAATGCCTGGTTTAGCATGGGTATTTTCAATAAAGCGCAGCAAACCCTATATAATATTCAACAAAATGGCAATGGCGTCTATGCTTTCGTTATCAATGGGTCATTCACAATAGATGGCCATCAACTGCAACAACGCGATGCCCTAGCCATCGAGAACGCTGCTTCGGTGAACCTGATAGCTGAAACAGACAACGCGCAGCTCCTCATCATTGATGTACCCATGAATCCATAA
- a CDS encoding SusC/RagA family TonB-linked outer membrane protein: protein MVILLFPLFSQAQLKTISGTVKDETGAPLPDISVTVRGGSAGTKTDEKGSFSISAAKGATLLFSSTTHESFTLTVDDRNEYSIALKLKVTSMSDVVVVGYGRQKKVNLVGAVSTVTVDEKLTGRAVPNVSSGLSGLVPGLAATQSTGMAGRNGAELLIRGLGTVNNSSPLVVVDGMPDVDINRVNVNDIETISILKDATSASVYGSRAANGVILITTKSGKGGKKTSINFTSNMALNKPVKAYDFMADYPRALTLQRQRTATNTLPGNQLFKLGTIDQWMAMGMIDPLRFPNTDWWDVITRDGAFQNYNLSASGGGDKSNFFVSVGMRDEKGLQINNDYKQYNARFNFDYKVKNNMNTGVKFNGNWSNLSYALEEGFTDSDPANTAGTDMQYAIAGITPYDPVLNRYGGVMAYGEDPQAYNPYTVYQNMQNRQNRQEANAMMYWDWTPITGLTATIDYALNYYNQFSWQANMPNQAFNFQTNSYGSRVYVGPNAPIVNNTNTGYKTMLNGRLNYHTTIATNHDISALFVYSEEYWYNRYQGSSRNDRLNPGLHEIDAALTTLQSTGGNSNTEGLRSYIGRVNYTAYNKYLLEANFRVDGSSKFLPGSQYGFFPSVALGWRFSEEAFINKVTGNFLTNGKLRVSYGSLGNNSGVGRYEQQSTLAANHYVLNSDVQRGLVNSKLLNSDLTWEETAVLNVGLELGFLDNRLTAELDYYDRLTTGMNRPSELSIMLDGAYNAPRRNIGNLRNRGIEATIGWKDRLGSISYGVSLNASYNRTKLEKWNEFLTRGWVFLDMPYHFVYTYEDKGIAQTWQDIYNNTPQGAVPGDLIRKDLNGDGRIDGNDMKADVNSQRDRPSAFYNLNAYVSWKGFDLGVLLQAATGRKDFWLNAFNNTNFSASRYAATWDHWSNPWTLDNRGGLWPRLGGSGNNRAETTFWLDNLNYMRLKNVQLGYSIPGTMLRKLHVNSLRIAGSAENLATVTNFRGLDPEKGGSVNNMYPLVKSYNLSVQLGF, encoded by the coding sequence TTGGTTATCTTATTATTCCCCCTTTTTTCACAAGCACAACTGAAAACGATTTCAGGTACGGTAAAAGATGAAACAGGCGCTCCTTTGCCTGATATTTCTGTTACAGTGCGTGGTGGATCTGCAGGGACTAAAACAGATGAAAAAGGCAGCTTCTCTATCAGTGCCGCCAAGGGGGCAACGTTACTTTTTTCTTCTACGACCCATGAATCTTTCACACTTACTGTAGATGACCGCAATGAGTACAGCATTGCGCTGAAACTAAAAGTGACCTCCATGAGCGACGTGGTGGTGGTAGGTTATGGCCGGCAAAAGAAAGTAAACCTGGTAGGAGCGGTATCTACGGTAACGGTAGATGAAAAACTTACAGGCAGGGCGGTGCCCAACGTATCGTCAGGACTGAGCGGCCTGGTGCCTGGGCTGGCTGCCACGCAGTCAACCGGTATGGCTGGCCGTAACGGCGCGGAGCTGCTGATCCGCGGTCTTGGTACGGTCAACAATTCCAGTCCGCTGGTAGTAGTGGATGGTATGCCTGATGTGGATATTAACCGGGTAAATGTGAATGATATTGAAACGATCTCGATCCTGAAGGATGCTACTTCGGCTTCGGTGTATGGATCAAGGGCTGCCAATGGGGTAATACTGATCACCACCAAATCCGGCAAGGGAGGTAAAAAGACCTCGATCAATTTTACGAGTAATATGGCACTGAACAAGCCGGTGAAGGCTTATGATTTCATGGCTGATTATCCAAGGGCGCTCACGCTGCAACGTCAAAGGACGGCTACGAACACGCTTCCCGGCAACCAGCTCTTTAAATTGGGCACTATCGACCAATGGATGGCGATGGGTATGATCGATCCACTGCGCTTTCCGAATACAGATTGGTGGGATGTGATCACGCGCGACGGGGCTTTCCAGAACTATAACCTGAGTGCTTCGGGCGGCGGCGATAAATCAAACTTCTTTGTATCGGTAGGTATGCGTGATGAAAAGGGCCTTCAGATCAACAATGATTACAAGCAATACAATGCGCGCTTCAACTTTGATTATAAGGTGAAGAACAATATGAATACGGGTGTAAAGTTCAATGGCAACTGGAGCAACCTGTCGTATGCGCTGGAAGAAGGATTTACGGATTCTGATCCAGCCAACACAGCGGGTACGGATATGCAATATGCGATTGCGGGTATTACACCCTATGATCCTGTGTTAAACCGGTATGGTGGTGTAATGGCTTATGGTGAAGATCCCCAGGCCTACAACCCTTATACGGTGTATCAGAATATGCAGAACCGTCAGAACCGGCAGGAAGCGAATGCGATGATGTATTGGGACTGGACGCCGATCACGGGGTTGACAGCTACGATCGACTATGCACTGAACTATTATAATCAATTCAGCTGGCAGGCCAATATGCCCAACCAGGCATTTAACTTTCAAACGAACAGTTATGGCAGCCGGGTATATGTAGGTCCCAATGCGCCGATTGTTAATAATACCAATACGGGTTATAAAACGATGCTGAATGGCCGGTTGAATTATCATACGACGATCGCTACGAATCATGATATCAGTGCTTTGTTTGTATACAGTGAAGAGTATTGGTATAACCGCTACCAGGGCAGCAGCCGGAATGACCGGCTGAACCCGGGACTGCATGAGATCGATGCGGCGCTTACCACACTGCAATCCACTGGTGGTAATTCCAACACGGAAGGTCTGCGCTCTTATATTGGCCGGGTGAATTATACGGCTTACAACAAGTACCTGCTGGAAGCCAATTTCCGGGTGGATGGTTCTTCCAAATTCCTGCCGGGCAGCCAGTATGGTTTCTTCCCTTCCGTGGCGCTGGGCTGGAGGTTCTCGGAAGAAGCGTTCATCAACAAGGTGACGGGTAATTTCCTGACCAATGGTAAGTTGCGTGTGTCATATGGATCGCTGGGTAATAACAGCGGTGTAGGACGTTACGAGCAACAATCTACGCTGGCTGCCAACCATTATGTGCTGAACAGTGATGTACAACGCGGTTTGGTGAACAGTAAGCTGTTGAACAGCGATCTTACCTGGGAAGAAACGGCTGTGTTGAACGTAGGCCTGGAGCTTGGTTTCCTGGATAACCGTTTAACAGCAGAACTGGATTATTATGACCGGCTGACGACGGGCATGAACCGTCCTTCTGAATTGTCGATCATGCTGGATGGCGCCTATAACGCTCCGCGCAGAAATATCGGCAACCTGCGCAACCGGGGTATTGAAGCAACGATCGGCTGGAAAGACAGGTTGGGCAGTATAAGTTACGGTGTAAGCCTCAATGCATCGTACAACAGGACGAAGCTGGAAAAATGGAATGAGTTCCTTACCAGGGGCTGGGTATTCCTTGATATGCCTTATCACTTTGTGTATACCTATGAAGATAAAGGGATCGCTCAAACCTGGCAGGATATATACAATAATACTCCGCAGGGAGCAGTGCCCGGTGATCTGATCCGTAAGGACCTGAATGGCGACGGACGTATAGATGGCAATGATATGAAGGCTGATGTGAACAGTCAGCGGGACAGGCCTTCTGCTTTCTACAACCTGAATGCGTATGTATCCTGGAAGGGATTTGATCTGGGGGTTTTACTGCAGGCAGCCACAGGCCGTAAGGATTTCTGGCTGAATGCATTCAATAATACTAATTTCAGTGCATCACGTTATGCTGCTACCTGGGACCATTGGAGCAATCCATGGACACTGGACAACCGGGGTGGTCTGTGGCCACGGCTGGGTGGAAGTGGCAATAACAGGGCAGAAACTACTTTCTGGCTGGACAATTTGAATTACATGCGGTTGAAAAATGTGCAGCTTGGGTATTCGATACCCGGCACTATGCTGCGCAAGTTGCACGTAAACAGCTTGCGCATAGCAGGGTCTGCTGAGAACCTGGCAACTGTAACGAATTTCCGTGGACTTGATCCTGAAAAGGGAGGATCGGTCAATAATATGTACCCGCTTGTAAAATCCTATAACCTGTCTGTTCAACTGGGTTTCTAA
- a CDS encoding RagB/SusD family nutrient uptake outer membrane protein, producing MKKITSPTIITTILIVSGLLTMVAGCRKDLLKQDPTTEVLGAEFWQTESDAMVALMGAYASTRPCFDRDYYFDGQAEYVRTRGTSTTSGNLRLGDAYNGGNYSPSGYASSFDKMYRYLYGAVNRANYVIDNVNTMIASNIGNRETLELIIAEAKVLRGLSYFKLISMWGDVPFFTKTVSNVSTEANAEMLRLSRLPIGQVKDSILVDLNYAIDRLPVKAAALGRMTKPAALALRGKVQLYWASWKKNGWPELEGFTQDVSAANAAYLAASADFKSVINDFGLTLYLGGDPGYISVLGRADTLPNYYHLFTPKANGNPEMLLVFTHGGNSTSQGEELMRDFAGRSHEGSQCWVSPRYEIGDRYQLLTTGDFGPKMVQLNPTTNANARTTLNSAVNPATYANRDYRMKATIQWDYEQSVGMVSLQSTGMCPFIYQTWGANITLNGVNYITYNTDGVNSGYVFRKFVRNYAGQGRSDGDFAWPVIRLADVYLMYAEATNETGGPQADAIDLVNKVRRRGNLPALDGSKTGTYADFFAAIEQERIVELIGEGQRSFDLRRWRAIERVWGAPGSAGVWRRDTWGADKDRYYQNTADRTYEQNYIFRIPPSERDLNPNLTQNKPWR from the coding sequence ATGAAAAAGATAACATCTCCAACAATTATAACGACGATACTTATAGTATCCGGCCTGCTGACGATGGTAGCTGGCTGCCGGAAAGACCTGTTGAAGCAGGACCCTACTACGGAAGTGCTGGGTGCTGAATTCTGGCAAACGGAAAGTGACGCGATGGTAGCATTGATGGGCGCCTATGCCTCTACAAGGCCTTGCTTTGACCGGGATTATTATTTTGATGGCCAGGCAGAATATGTGCGCACCAGGGGGACCAGCACCACCAGTGGTAACTTAAGGCTGGGTGATGCGTACAATGGCGGCAACTATAGCCCATCGGGTTATGCTTCCAGCTTTGATAAGATGTACCGTTACCTGTATGGTGCTGTAAACCGGGCCAATTATGTGATCGATAACGTGAATACGATGATCGCTTCGAATATTGGTAACAGGGAAACACTGGAGCTGATAATTGCAGAAGCAAAGGTGCTGCGTGGCCTGTCTTATTTTAAACTGATCAGTATGTGGGGTGATGTGCCCTTCTTCACGAAGACGGTGAGCAATGTGTCTACAGAGGCCAATGCTGAGATGCTGCGTCTTTCCCGTCTTCCGATCGGGCAAGTGAAGGACTCTATCCTGGTTGATCTTAATTATGCAATTGATAGATTGCCGGTGAAAGCCGCTGCCCTTGGCCGGATGACCAAACCAGCTGCGCTCGCACTGCGGGGTAAAGTACAGTTGTACTGGGCCTCCTGGAAAAAGAATGGCTGGCCTGAGCTGGAAGGATTTACGCAGGATGTTTCTGCAGCGAATGCGGCTTACCTGGCTGCTTCGGCAGACTTCAAATCGGTGATCAATGACTTTGGTCTTACGCTCTACCTGGGCGGCGATCCTGGTTATATCAGTGTATTGGGAAGGGCGGATACGCTCCCCAACTATTATCATTTGTTCACGCCGAAGGCGAATGGTAATCCTGAAATGCTGCTGGTGTTTACGCATGGCGGCAATAGCACCAGTCAGGGTGAGGAACTGATGCGTGATTTTGCAGGCCGCTCTCATGAGGGTTCGCAGTGCTGGGTTTCTCCGAGGTATGAAATTGGTGACCGGTATCAACTGCTGACCACGGGTGATTTTGGTCCGAAGATGGTGCAGCTCAATCCTACCACGAATGCGAATGCGCGAACGACGTTGAACTCGGCTGTAAACCCTGCGACGTATGCGAACCGGGATTATCGTATGAAAGCTACGATCCAGTGGGATTACGAACAGAGTGTAGGTATGGTATCGCTGCAATCAACCGGTATGTGTCCCTTTATTTACCAGACCTGGGGGGCTAATATTACGCTCAACGGTGTAAACTATATCACGTACAATACGGATGGTGTGAACTCGGGTTATGTATTCCGCAAGTTTGTTCGCAACTATGCGGGACAAGGCCGTAGTGATGGTGATTTTGCCTGGCCTGTAATACGGCTGGCAGATGTGTACCTGATGTATGCAGAAGCTACCAATGAAACGGGTGGTCCGCAGGCTGATGCGATCGACCTGGTGAATAAGGTGCGTCGTCGCGGTAACCTGCCCGCATTGGACGGCAGCAAAACGGGTACGTATGCTGATTTCTTCGCTGCCATTGAGCAGGAGCGTATCGTAGAACTGATTGGCGAGGGGCAGAGGAGCTTTGACCTGCGTCGCTGGAGGGCCATTGAAAGAGTATGGGGGGCGCCCGGAAGCGCCGGTGTATGGAGGCGTGATACCTGGGGAGCTGACAAAGACAGGTACTACCAGAATACGGCCGACAGGACCTATGAACAGAACTACATCTTCAGGATACCACCTTCTGAACGTGACCTGAACCCCAACCTTACGCAAAATAAGCCCTGGCGGTAA
- a CDS encoding DUF4466 family protein, whose translation MKQTSIYNYPMALLAILVVVMASCDKKDYALPTAKDKLQNDAIKRSLGPNIVNDTIEFVYAMGILPSKGKLVSAEVEASIEGAAGTFLEHRSYYTNTSGVDVGVQIGDPSVTVKEKTTVTFTRDTSAAALRYTYIVPEAARGKTVSFTFTARSSNGETATYKLGPYNVSKMDMKRLLTVVNGGNAYISIEDMAVYNDAGAAANANKIDLVYLYRTYTTSTFTHALVAPAADAQYLPDITLPAGVNRNTKIQRVFSLQDYDLAFSAVGVYIDDRDFQELDISNAPNFAINLKAEAGIWVETADKKYRAYVYVNSINNNAKSAVISMKRYAL comes from the coding sequence ATGAAACAAACATCAATATATAATTATCCTATGGCGCTGCTGGCCATCCTGGTGGTGGTTATGGCAAGTTGTGATAAAAAGGATTATGCACTGCCTACGGCCAAGGACAAGTTGCAGAACGATGCCATCAAGCGTTCGCTGGGGCCTAATATTGTGAATGATACGATCGAATTTGTATATGCGATGGGGATTCTGCCTTCCAAGGGCAAACTGGTTTCGGCCGAAGTAGAAGCTTCCATTGAAGGAGCAGCGGGTACTTTCCTGGAGCACCGGTCGTACTATACGAATACGAGTGGAGTGGATGTGGGGGTACAGATTGGTGATCCATCTGTAACGGTGAAAGAAAAAACAACGGTGACCTTTACCAGGGATACTTCTGCCGCTGCGCTTCGTTATACGTATATCGTGCCGGAAGCGGCGCGCGGGAAAACGGTCTCTTTCACTTTCACTGCCCGGAGCAGCAATGGTGAAACGGCTACTTATAAGCTGGGGCCTTACAATGTATCTAAAATGGATATGAAGCGGCTGCTTACGGTGGTAAATGGTGGCAATGCCTATATCTCCATTGAGGATATGGCTGTGTACAATGATGCAGGCGCTGCGGCGAATGCGAACAAGATCGACCTGGTCTATCTGTACCGTACGTATACTACCAGCACTTTTACGCATGCATTGGTAGCGCCGGCAGCGGATGCGCAATACCTGCCGGATATTACTTTGCCTGCGGGTGTTAACAGGAATACCAAGATACAAAGGGTATTCAGTCTGCAGGATTATGACCTGGCCTTCTCTGCAGTAGGTGTGTATATTGATGACAGGGACTTCCAGGAGCTGGATATTTCCAATGCGCCCAATTTTGCCATTAACCTGAAGGCTGAAGCGGGCATTTGGGTAGAGACGGCGGATAAGAAGTACCGTGCGTATGTATATGTGAATTCGATCAATAACAATGCGAAGAGTGCGGTGATCAGCATGAAGCGATATGCATTGTAG